From Lytechinus pictus isolate F3 Inbred chromosome 6, Lp3.0, whole genome shotgun sequence, the proteins below share one genomic window:
- the LOC135154367 gene encoding uncharacterized protein LOC135154367, whose translation MANFEDVLIKVAREVFQNSEIGSLGRELGFTPTDVQRYIATNHKTHNITWDGTLQMLRDWRKGQEIATEREGLKTALKKAGQIRLADELFPSSYSVSQTEMQDRDVKAKRHNVEIPPPSIKEDDQEKRDPNDIRKQLDEKRAMLEGIKQRSKIVEWKLTDLSKPSSKHLHTSNMIKGDIQETLADINGNCNDIERKKKRN comes from the exons ATGGCGAATTTTGAAGATGTCCTGATCAAAGTGGCTAGAGAAGTCTTCCAAAACTCGGAAATCGGCAGCTTGGGAAGAGAGCTTGGATTTACTCCTACCGATGTTCAACGTTACATAGCAACTAATCACAAAACACATAACATTACTTGGGATGGAACTCTTCAAATGCTCCGGGATTGGCGTAAAGGTCAAGAAATTGCGACAGAGAGAGAAGGTCTGAAGACTGCTCTGAAGAAAGCTGGTCAAATTCGACTGGCTGATGAACTCTTTCCTTCAA GTTATTCTGTATCTCAGACTGAAATGCAAGACAGAGATGTCAAAGCGAAGCGACACAACGTCGAAATTCCTCCTCCGAGTATCAAAGAAGACGACCAGGAAAAACGTGATCCAAACGACATAAGGAAGCAACTCGATGAGAAACGGGCCATGTTAGAGGGAATTAAACAAAGAAGCAAGATAGTTGAATGGAAACTAACGGACCTTTCAAAACCATCAAGTAAGCATCTTCATACAAGTAACATGATTAAGGGTGATATACAAGAGACATTGGCAGATATTAACGGTAATTGTAATGATATAgaacggaaaaaaaaaagaaattga